The sequence ACGGTGGAGACGCCTCTCGCCGCCGAGCTCGCGCAGGGCGACTCGGTGGCCGTGAACGGCGTCTGCCTCACGGCGCGCGACCCGGCGCCCGGTGCGTTCCACGCCGACGTGATGGCCGAGACCCTGCGGCGCAGCTCGCTCGGCCCGCTCGCCGAGGGCGACCCGGTGAACGTCGAGCTGCCGCTGCGCGCCGGGGACCGCCTGGGCGGCCACGTCGTGCAGGGCCACGTCGACGCCACGGGCACCGTCGAGGGCATCGAAGAGGATGGCTTCTCGCGCCGCCTGCGTGTGGCCTGCGCGCCCGGCGTGCTTCGCTACGTGGTCGAGAAGGGCTCGATCGCGGTCGACGGCGTGTCGCTCACCGTGGCGGAGGTTGACGAGGAGGGTTTCGTGGTGGGTCTGATCCCGGAGACGCTCGAGCGCACCACGCTCGGAGAGGCCCGGCCGGGGCGGGTCGTGAACCTGGAGGTGGACGTGCTGGCCAAATACGTGGAGAAGCTCAAGACATGAGCCACTTCAGCCCGATCGACGACGCTCTCGCCGACATCCGCGCGGGCAGGATGGTGGTGGTCTGCGACGCGGAGGACCGCGAGAACGAGGGCGACCTCGTGCTCGCCGCCCAGTTCGCCACCCCCGAGGCAGTCAACTTCATGGCCAAGCACGCGCGCGGCCTCGTCTGCCTGGCCCTGACCCCGGACCGCTGCGACGAGCTCGGGCTCGACCTCATGCCGGCCAAGAACGAGTCGGACCTGCGCACCGCGTTCACGATCTCGATCGAGGCCCGCGAGGGCGTGACCACCGGCATCTCGGCGCACGACCGCGCGCACACCGTGCAGGTCGCGATCGACCCGTCCAGCGGTCCCGCGGACCTCGCCCAGCCCGGGCACATCTTCCCGCTGAAGGCCAAGTCCGGCGGGGTGCTCGAGCGCACCGGCCACACCGAGGCCAGCGTGGACCTGGCCCGCATGGCCGGCCTGATCCCGGCGGGAGTCATCTGCGAGATCCTCAACGAGGACGGCACGATGGCGCGCGTGCCCGACCTCGTGGGCTACTGCGAGCGCCACGGCCTGAAGATGATCACCGTCGGCGACCTGATCGAGTACCGCCGTCGCGAGGACAAGCTCGTCGAGCGCGTGGTGGAGACCGCGCTGCCCACCGAGTTCGGGGACTTCAACGTGGTGGGCTTCCGCTCGCTGGTGGACGACAAGCACCACGTGGCGATGGTCAAGGGAGAGGTCGCGGGCGCCCAGGACGTGCTCGTCCGCGTTCACTCCGAGTGCCTCACCGGCGACGTCTTCCACTCCCTGCGCTGCGACTGCGGCCAGCAGCTCGAGGACGCCCTGCAGCGCATCGAGCAGGAGGGCCGCGGCGTGCTGCTCTACCTCTCCCAGGAGGGGCGCGGCATCGGCCTGCTCAACAAGCTGCGCGCGTACAAGCTGCAGGAGGAGGGGCTGGACACCGTCGACGCCAACCTGCAGCTCGGCCTGCCCGCCGATCTGCGCGACTACGGCATCGGCGCCCAGATCCTCGTGGACCTCGGCCTCAGCTCGATCCGGATCCTCACCAACAACCCGAAGAAGATCGTGGGCCTCGAGGGCTACGGCCTGCAGGTCACCGACCAGATTCCCATCGAGCACGCGTCCGGCGAGCACAACCGCACCTACCTGCGCACGAAGCGCGACAAGCTGGGCCACAAGCTCCACCACCAGGGGCTCGCGCTCGACGACGAGATGATCCACGAGGAGCACATCCAGGACCGCGAGCGCACCGACCGCAGCCCCAAGCCAGGTGGCTGACACCTACGCGATCGCCGTCGGCCGCTTCTACGCGGACCTCGCCGAGCGCCTGGTGGCGGGGGCCACCGGGGTGTTCGAGGAAGCGGGCGCCGCGGTGGAGGTGCACGACGTGCCCGGCGCCTTCGAGCTGCCGCTGGCCGCCAGGTACTGCGCCGGCTCCGGCCGCTACGCCGGGGTGGCCTGCCTCGGCGCGGTCATCCGCGGCGAGACCGACCACTACGACTGGGTCTGCGCGGAGGCAGCGAGCGGGATAGCCCGCGTCTCGCTCGACACAGGCGTGCCCTGCGCCTTCGGCGTGCTCACGGTGGACAACATGCACCAGGCCCTGGCCCGCGCGGGCGGCGGCAAGCGCCACCAGGGTGAGGACGCCGCCCACGCGGTGCTGCGGATGGCGGAGCTGCGCCGGGCGCTGTCGTGAACGAAGTCGTCAACCTCTTCAGCGACACGCAGACGCGCCCTACCGAGGCCATGCGGCGCGCCATGGCCGCGGCCGAGGTGGGGGACGAGCAGCGCTTCGAGGACCCCACGGTCACGCAGCTGCAGGAGCGGGTGGCGGAGCTGCTCGGCCAAGAGGCCGCGCTGTTCCTCCCCAGCGGCACGATGTGCAATCTCATCGCCTTCCGGCTGCACCTGCGCCCGGGCGGGGACGAGGTGATCCTCGACCGCACCGCTCACCCCGTGAACTTCGAGGCCGGCAGCCCGGCGGCGTTCTCCGGGGCCATGGTGTCGGTGCTCGACGGCGAGGGGGCCGTCTTCACCCCGGAGCAGCTCGAGGCGGCCGTCCGCCCGCCCGGCAACCGCTACGCGCCGCGCAGCCGGCTGGTGTCGGTCGAGCAGACCACGAACCTGGGTGGCGGCAGGGTCTGGCCGCT comes from Thermoleophilaceae bacterium and encodes:
- the ribH gene encoding 6,7-dimethyl-8-ribityllumazine synthase codes for the protein MADTYAIAVGRFYADLAERLVAGATGVFEEAGAAVEVHDVPGAFELPLAARYCAGSGRYAGVACLGAVIRGETDHYDWVCAEAASGIARVSLDTGVPCAFGVLTVDNMHQALARAGGGKRHQGEDAAHAVLRMAELRRALS
- a CDS encoding riboflavin synthase is translated as MFTGLVAATGTVRALERDGDGVRLTVETPLAAELAQGDSVAVNGVCLTARDPAPGAFHADVMAETLRRSSLGPLAEGDPVNVELPLRAGDRLGGHVVQGHVDATGTVEGIEEDGFSRRLRVACAPGVLRYVVEKGSIAVDGVSLTVAEVDEEGFVVGLIPETLERTTLGEARPGRVVNLEVDVLAKYVEKLKT
- a CDS encoding bifunctional 3,4-dihydroxy-2-butanone-4-phosphate synthase/GTP cyclohydrolase II → MSHFSPIDDALADIRAGRMVVVCDAEDRENEGDLVLAAQFATPEAVNFMAKHARGLVCLALTPDRCDELGLDLMPAKNESDLRTAFTISIEAREGVTTGISAHDRAHTVQVAIDPSSGPADLAQPGHIFPLKAKSGGVLERTGHTEASVDLARMAGLIPAGVICEILNEDGTMARVPDLVGYCERHGLKMITVGDLIEYRRREDKLVERVVETALPTEFGDFNVVGFRSLVDDKHHVAMVKGEVAGAQDVLVRVHSECLTGDVFHSLRCDCGQQLEDALQRIEQEGRGVLLYLSQEGRGIGLLNKLRAYKLQEEGLDTVDANLQLGLPADLRDYGIGAQILVDLGLSSIRILTNNPKKIVGLEGYGLQVTDQIPIEHASGEHNRTYLRTKRDKLGHKLHHQGLALDDEMIHEEHIQDRERTDRSPKPGG